The following proteins come from a genomic window of Montipora foliosa isolate CH-2021 chromosome 2, ASM3666993v2, whole genome shotgun sequence:
- the LOC137993216 gene encoding NF-kappa-B inhibitor-like protein 1, with amino-acid sequence MGKSREKKLFHFIKYGKLNRVRSLLKKQKSSGLTDITDRQGRTPLHISCLVGNNAIMRVLLKNGADVEAVDSKGNTPLHLALKYAIETGKFSTFTDLIVPLLNICGSHILDLRNNKGKTSREYLSLLQGEYDQQWEETRAQRKQQKGTNNTESLKKEEDLEWERKLCFEAGQEDFSKYHDEEGDMETIQETYDEWVERIMHERQQKIMRDKQRTETDTKKKYQEEEWARKKTRQLEKEHEAYITQKSQECRKSKLVAALTEYENHCHAVFDTETTRTLKFIDVPWPCMGETCEMINLMKIWSTELKSVKERKMFLKEQQIRWHPDKFLQKCGNRLDGEESDKITEQVKALSQEINSLVDEIVAQQQNHL; translated from the coding sequence ATGGGAAAGTCCagagaaaagaaacttttccaTTTCATCAAATACGGAAAACTGAATCGTGTCCGATCACTTCTCAAAAAACAAAAGTCATCTGGTTTAACTGACATCACTGATCGTCAAGGAAGGACCCCACTGCACATTTCTTGTCTGGTTGGAAATAATGCAATAATGAGGGTGTTGTTAAAAAATGGAGCTGATGTAGAAGCTGTAGATAGCAAAGGAAATACCCCTCTTCACCTGGCTCTGAAATACGCTATAGAGACTGGGAAGTTCTCTACATTCACTGACTTAATTGTACCATTACTCAACATCTGCGGAAGCCATATTCTTGACTTGAGAAACAACAAAGGGAAAACTTCCAGGGAATACTTAAGTCTTCTGCAAGGAGAGTATGACCAACAGTGGGAAGAAACAAGAGCTCAAAGAAAGCAGCAAAAAGGAACGAATAACACTGAATCATTAAAAAAGGAGGAAGATCTAGAGTGGGAAAGGAAACTTTGCTTTGAAGCTGGGCAAGAAGATTTTTCAAAGTATCATGATGAGGAAGGTGACATGGAAACAATCCAAGAAACATACGATGAGTGGGTTGAGAGAATAATGCATGAAAGACAGCAGAAGATTATGCGGGATAAACAGAGAACAGAAACAGAtactaagaaaaaatatcaaGAAGAAGAATGGGCTAGAAAGAAAACAAGGCAGTTAGAGAAGGAACATGAGGCCTACATCACACAAAAGTCACAAGAGTGCAGGAAATCAAAACTAGTAGCAGCTTTGACTGaatatgaaaatcattgtcatgCAGTATTTGACACAGAAACCACAAGAACATTAAAGTTTATTGATGTGCCATGGCCCTGTATGGGTGAAACTTGTGAAATGATCAATCTTATGAAAATATGGTCCACAGAACTAAAATcagtgaaagaaagaaagatgtTTTTGAAAGAGCAGCAGATCAGGTGGCACCCAGACAAATTTTTGCAGAAATGTGGCAACAGACTGGACGGTGAGGAAAGTGACAAAATTACTGAACAAGTGAAAGCGCTGTCTCAAGAAATTAATTCTTTAGTTGATGAAATTGTCGCACAACAGCAAAACCACTTGTGA